In Raphanus sativus cultivar WK10039 chromosome 5, ASM80110v3, whole genome shotgun sequence, the following proteins share a genomic window:
- the LOC108856911 gene encoding probable ADP-ribosylation factor GTPase-activating protein AGD11 yields the protein MSNFFSEHFACSRCIGSSLEMSLGQANLNPVEVSSGSHVCLYDLLCSETPRGTLQKDLQISSADPQDRLEKLLEQPGNKYCADCGSPEPKWVSLSLGVFICIKCSGVHRSLGVHISKVFSVKLDEWTDEQVDMLVGYGGNTVVNQRFEACNMDQSKKPKPDSNNEERNDFIRKKYELHQFMDPKDGALCIYQEPSRINNTARSLCSASGSHRSAKNRIGHAFRNSWGRRESDHKCPKKSNSMAGMVEFVGLIKVNVVKGTNLAVRDVMTSDPYVILSLGQQSVKTRVIKNNLNPVWNETLMLSIPEQMPPLKVLVYDKDTFTTDDFMGEAEIDIQPLVSAAKAYETSSIKEPMQLGSWVASKENTLVSDGIISQEEGKVKQDISLSLQKVERGVLEIQLECLPLTQ from the exons ATGTCCAACTTCTTTTCTGAACATTTCGCGTGTTCTCGTTGTATCGGCTCTAGTCTAGAAATGTCTCTCGGCCAGGCAAATCTCAATCCTGTCGAAGTTTCTTCTG ggtcGCATGTTTGCTTATATGACCTCTTATGTTCAGAGACACCAAGAGGgactcttcaaaaggatttacAGATATCTTCTGCTG ATCCCCAAGACCGGTTGGAGAAGTTGCTGGAGCAACCTGGGAATAAATATTGTGCTGACTGTGGATCTCCTGAACCTAAATGGGT ATCTTTAAGTCTTGGTGTATTCATCTGCATAAAGTGTTCTGGTGTACACAGAAGTCTTGGAGTTCATATATCAAAG GTTTTTTCAGTTAAGCTAGATGAGTGGACAGATGAGCAAGTTGATATGCTTGTAGGGTACGGTGGAAACACTGTAGTGAACCAGAGATTCGAAGCTTGCAACATGGACCAGTCAAAGAAACCTAAACCTGATTCTAATAATGAGGAACGCAATGATTTCATTAG AAAGAAATATGAGCTGCACCAGTTTATGGATCCAAAAGATGGTGCTTTGTGCATTTATCAGGAGCCTAGCAGAATAAATAATACAGCACGGTCTTTATGTTCTGCTAGTGGTAGCCACCGTTCTGCAAAAAACCGCATTGGTCATGCATTTAGGAATAGCTGGGGAAGAAGAGAATCTGATCACAAATGCCCCAAGAAGAGCAACTCTATG GCGGGCATGGTTGAGTTTGTCGGATTGATTAAGGTTAATGTTGTTAAAGGAACAAATCTTGCGGTTCGAGATGTGATGACAAGCGATCCTTATGTTATCCTTTCTCTTGGACAACAA TCGGTGAAAACACGGGTAATAAAGAACAATTTGAATCCCGTGTGGAATGAGACGCTGATGCTTTCGATACCTGAGCAGATGCCTCCTCTCAAAGTG CTAGTGTACGACAAGGATACGTTCACCACAGATGATTTCATGGGGGAGGCTGAGATAGACATACAACCGTTGGTGAGTGCAGCAAAAGCTTACGAGACATCAAGCATAAAAGAACCGATGCAGCTGGGGAGTTGGGTGGCGAGCAAAGAGAACACATTGGTGAGTGATGGGATAATCTCACAGGAAGAAGGAAAAGTGAAACAAGACATATCGCTCAGTCTTCAAAAAGTGGAGAGAGGTGTTCTTGAGATACAACTTGAATGTCTTCCTCTTACTCAATGA
- the LOC108860403 gene encoding O-fucosyltransferase 24 has product MGTWKKKNSKNKVCYISIPFPAQIIKSVSSSSLSKRNTTTKFFSLFLRNPKLFAFCLLSLSVLGILSRLSHCLSPQESQLQSSDSTRSNTTHADDRSSDRITKPSVAVVGKNETFGGKDPKLIIPSRHVLDDEFWKQPDGLGYKPCLDFSAAYRRESRKIVRERRKYLMVVVSGGMNQQKNQIVDAVVIARILGAVLVVPVLQVNLIWGDESEFSDIFDLERFKSVLANDVKIVSLLPANKIMTRPTEDGGMPFHASPQWIRSHYLKRFNRDGVLLLRRLDSRLSKDLPSDLQKLRCKVAFEALKFSPSVMDMGKKLAERMRSKGPYIALHLRLEKDVWVRTGCLSGLSSKYDEIARLEGIKRPELLTAKSSMTPNERKLAGLCPLNAKEVTRLLRGLGAPRDARIYWAGGEPLGGKEALKPLTSQFPHLYNKYDIALPHELKPFAKRASIMAAIDYIVCKESDVFMASHGGNMGRAIQGHRAYEGHRKLITPNKRQMLPYFLNTSMTETEFEKMIKKLHRQSLGQPELRISKAGRDVTKYPVPECMCNNQTTPTI; this is encoded by the exons ATGGGAACatggaagaagaaaaacagtAAGAACAAAGTTTGCTACATATCAATCCCATTCCCAGCTCAGATCATAAAGTCAGTTTCTTCATCGTCTCTTTCAAAGAGGAACACAACAACCAAGTTCTTCTCTCTGTTCCTACGAAACCCAAAGCTCTTTGCTTTCTGTCTCCTCTCACTTTCTGTTTTGGGAATTTTATCACGACTTAGTCATTGTCTTTCTCCTCAAGAAAGTCAACTCCAGAGCTCGGATTCAACCCGATCAAACACTACTCATGCCGACGATCGATCTTCAGATAGGATTACAAAACCATCAGTGGCTGTTGTGGGGAAGAATGAGACCTTTGGTGGTAAAGATCCAAAGCTGATCATCCCCTCTAGACATGTTTTGGACGATGAGTTCTGGAAACAGCCTGATGGGTTAGGATACAAGCCATGCCTTGATTTCAGCGCTGCGTACAGGAGAGAGAGTAGGAAGATTGTTAGAGAGAGGAGAAAGTATCTGATGGTGGTTGTCTCTGGTGGGATGAACCAGCAGAAGAATCAGATTGTGGATGCAGTTGTGATCGCCAGGATTCTTGGTGCTGTTCTTGTCGTCCCAGTATTGCAAGTCAATCTCATCTGGGGTGACGAGAG tgaGTTTTCAGATATATTTGATTTAGAGAGATTCAAGAGTGTTTTAGCAAACGATGTGAAGATAGTTTCTTTGCTGCCGGCAAATAAAATAATGACTAGACCAACAGAAGATGGTGGTATGCCTTTCCACGCCTCTCCTCAATGGATCCGTTCACACTATCTAAAGCGA TTTAACAGGGATGGAGTTCTGCTTTTAAGGAGATTGGATTCAAGATTGTCTAAAGACTTACCCTCTGATCTCCAGAAGCTCCGTTGTAAG GTAGCATTTGAAGCACTGAAGTTTTCACCAAGTGTTATGGATATGGGGAAGAAGCTTGCAGAGAGGATGAGAAGCAAAGGTCCTTACATTGCACTTCATCTTCGGTTGGAGAAAGACGTGTGGGTGAGAACAGGTTGCCTTTCTGGTTTGAGCTCAAAGTATGATGAGATTGCAAGACTAGAAGGGATTAAGCGGCCTGAGCTCTTAACAGCCAAGTCTAGCATGACACCTAACGAGAGGAAACTCGCGGGTCTATGTCCATTAAATGCCAAGGAAGTAACAAG gcTGCTTAGAGGACTTGGAGCACCGAGAGATGCGAGGATCTATTGGGCGGGAGGGGAACCTCTTGGTGGAAAGGAAGCTCTGAAACCGTTAACAAGTCAATTCCCACATCTTTACAACAAATACGATATTGCATTGCCACATGAACTCAAACCTTTCGCAAAACGAGCTTCGATCATGGCAGCGATCGACTATATAGTCTGCAAGGAGAGTGATGTGTTCATGGCATCTCACGGAGGGAACATGGGCCGCGCGATTCAG GGTCATAGAGCTTATGAAGGACACAGAAAGCTTATCACACCGAACAAAAGGCAAATGCTCCCATACTTTTTGAACACATCAATGACTGAAACAGAGTTTGAGAAGATGATAAAGAAACTACACAGACAGTCTCTAGGACAACCAGAACTGAGGATTAGCAAAGCTGGAAGAGATGTTACAAAGTATCCTGTTCCTGAGTGTATGTGCAATAATCAAACCACTCCCACTATTTAA